The following are from one region of the Aquipuribacter nitratireducens genome:
- a CDS encoding antibiotic biosynthesis monooxygenase encodes MSTDIPPTTITTTATHLTSLTFLHVERQDADAVTAGVGATATALATRPGAHALDVLRSRDDSRVLVYGQWRDERSWRSAHEWLEHSGHDTTYRSRTTAPGVPRLHDVVHTDDRSAGGVSVISPDYRGAVFVNEITTRPESQQRLVELVVANNEEQSLGTPGYRSANFHRSRDGERVVNYSLWDSEDHAVDAISRMADMDRNLEETLDLASPDFRFYSLVQHWHAVPDAVAGDPSADRYAAAVRRVKDRLTPEARRRIDAVYRFAFTDGGAALLDARAGGRGWVEGDPADDAADDAARTVADFTVDLSRDDFAALVHGQLHPMAGMATGRMRLHGSMRRAMLLDRLLKS; translated from the coding sequence ATGAGCACCGACATCCCCCCGACCACCATCACGACCACCGCCACCCACCTCACGTCGCTGACGTTCCTCCACGTCGAGCGGCAGGACGCCGACGCCGTCACGGCCGGGGTCGGCGCCACGGCGACCGCGCTCGCGACGCGCCCCGGCGCCCACGCGCTCGACGTCCTGCGCTCCCGCGACGACAGCCGTGTCCTCGTCTACGGCCAGTGGCGGGACGAGCGGTCGTGGCGGAGCGCCCACGAGTGGCTGGAGCACAGCGGGCACGACACGACGTACCGCTCCCGCACCACTGCACCCGGCGTTCCGCGCCTCCACGACGTCGTCCACACCGACGACCGCAGCGCCGGAGGCGTCAGCGTGATCTCCCCCGACTACCGGGGCGCGGTCTTCGTCAACGAGATCACGACCCGACCCGAGAGCCAGCAGCGGCTCGTCGAGCTCGTCGTCGCGAACAACGAGGAGCAGTCGCTCGGGACGCCCGGGTACCGGTCGGCGAACTTCCACCGCAGCCGCGACGGCGAGCGCGTCGTCAACTACTCCCTGTGGGACAGCGAGGACCACGCCGTCGACGCCATCTCGCGCATGGCCGACATGGACCGCAACCTCGAGGAGACCCTCGACCTCGCGAGTCCGGACTTCCGGTTCTACTCCCTCGTCCAGCACTGGCACGCCGTTCCCGACGCGGTCGCCGGCGACCCCTCGGCCGACCGGTACGCCGCCGCGGTGCGGCGGGTGAAGGACCGGCTGACACCCGAGGCGAGGCGCAGGATCGACGCCGTCTACCGCTTCGCGTTCACCGACGGCGGCGCCGCACTCCTGGACGCCCGCGCAGGAGGCCGCGGATGGGTCGAGGGCGACCCGGCGGACGACGCGGCGGACGACGCGGCGAGGACGGTCGCGGACTTCACCGTCGACCTCAGCCGCGACGACTTCGCGGCCCTGGTCCACGGGCAGCTCCACCCGATGGCGGGCATGGCGACGGGGCGGATGCGCCTGCACGGCAGCATGCGGCGCGCCATGCTCCTGGACCGGCTGCTGAAGTCCTGA
- a CDS encoding TetR/AcrR family transcriptional regulator — translation MPRSTPAARDVDPRVERTRARVLAATADLLLEDGFARLTIDEVATRSGVARSTIYRNWATRAPLLLDAVQTLLDPPARVATGDAREDLVATLLTLARALDPATPQGRLLPGLVEAAERDAELARLHRAATRERRELLADAVRRAVDADVLAADTDPDDTATRLAALLYYRRLVSGEPVDEGVVRGLVADLLPSAGRSVHDLEERAEPDRSTVEPA, via the coding sequence GTGCCCCGCTCGACACCCGCCGCCCGTGACGTCGACCCGCGTGTCGAGCGCACGCGGGCGCGCGTCCTCGCGGCGACCGCTGACCTGCTCCTCGAGGACGGCTTCGCGCGACTGACGATCGACGAGGTCGCGACCCGGTCCGGCGTCGCGCGGAGCACCATCTACCGCAACTGGGCGACCCGGGCGCCGCTGCTCCTCGACGCCGTGCAGACCCTCCTCGACCCGCCCGCGCGCGTGGCGACGGGCGACGCGCGTGAGGACCTCGTCGCGACCCTCCTCACCCTCGCGCGCGCGCTCGACCCCGCGACGCCGCAGGGCCGTCTCCTCCCCGGGCTCGTCGAGGCCGCCGAGCGCGACGCCGAGCTGGCGCGGCTGCACAGGGCCGCCACCCGGGAACGTCGCGAGCTGCTCGCCGACGCCGTCCGCCGGGCCGTGGACGCGGACGTCCTCGCGGCGGACACCGACCCCGACGACACGGCGACGCGACTGGCGGCGCTGCTGTACTACCGCCGTCTCGTCTCCGGGGAGCCGGTCGACGAGGGCGTCGTCCGGGGCCTCGTGGCCGACCTCCTCCCGTCAGCCGGTCGGTCGGTCCACGATCTCGAGGAGCGCGCCGAGCCGGACCGGTCCACCGTCGAGCCCGCGTAG
- a CDS encoding peroxidase family protein: protein MTDTLDGSSGTPSAPATLVRDQCLAPGRPPVGRDASGTDDGYGRLFPELPALVDGRGFVADHGRAAVAGEDSPFVLVDDDEDDAEAAAGWPFFAQLLAHELTADRSPLVATADVGGLRNARRARLDLESLYGADPGGSPYLRRRDDPAQLLLQPLQGGGHDLPRNHEGVAIIGDPRNDVHRPIAQLTVALARLHNRLVDDLRAAGTPEGRLFDDARRELTWLVQSVVLDDYLPTTVGADLTSSVRDGDVRWFRPDGPPVLPLEFADAAFRYGHSQVRERYRLTSRSEAVCLFPDLLGFRTMPAEQAVEWSMLFDLPGHPPAPQRAKRIDERLVPSLIRLPVEVTGGVDDESHRSLAIRDLERGFATGLPSGEAVARRMGIEPLDAGELDLERLGWGHETPLWFYVLKESQVREGGDRLGPVGGRIVAEVLVTVIEADPDSVTRAGRGRSSALRGLDGGPVRLGALLEIVDRPTG from the coding sequence ATGACCGACACGCTCGACGGGTCGTCCGGAACGCCATCGGCACCGGCGACGCTCGTACGCGACCAGTGCCTCGCCCCCGGACGGCCGCCCGTCGGTCGCGACGCCTCCGGCACCGACGACGGGTACGGCCGTCTCTTCCCGGAGCTGCCCGCCCTCGTCGACGGCCGGGGCTTCGTCGCGGATCACGGTCGGGCCGCCGTCGCGGGCGAGGACTCGCCCTTCGTCCTGGTCGACGACGACGAGGACGACGCCGAGGCGGCCGCGGGCTGGCCGTTCTTCGCCCAGCTCCTCGCGCACGAGCTCACCGCCGACCGGTCCCCCCTCGTCGCGACCGCCGACGTCGGGGGTCTCCGCAACGCGCGACGGGCGCGCCTCGACCTGGAGTCGCTGTACGGCGCCGACCCCGGTGGGAGCCCGTACCTGCGCCGGCGCGACGACCCGGCGCAGCTGCTCCTCCAGCCGTTGCAGGGTGGTGGCCACGACCTGCCCCGCAACCACGAGGGTGTCGCGATCATCGGCGACCCCCGCAACGACGTCCACCGACCCATCGCCCAGCTGACCGTCGCCCTCGCGCGCCTGCACAACCGCCTCGTCGACGACCTCCGCGCCGCCGGCACGCCGGAGGGGCGGCTCTTCGACGACGCCCGACGGGAGCTGACGTGGCTCGTGCAGTCGGTCGTCCTCGACGACTACCTCCCGACGACGGTCGGGGCGGACCTCACGTCGAGCGTGCGGGACGGCGACGTCCGCTGGTTCCGCCCCGACGGGCCGCCGGTCCTGCCCCTGGAGTTCGCCGACGCGGCCTTCCGCTACGGGCACAGCCAGGTCCGGGAGCGCTACCGGCTCACCTCCCGGTCGGAGGCGGTGTGCCTCTTCCCCGACCTCCTCGGCTTCCGGACGATGCCGGCGGAGCAGGCCGTGGAGTGGAGCATGCTGTTCGACCTGCCCGGGCACCCGCCGGCGCCCCAGCGGGCCAAGCGGATCGACGAGCGCCTCGTCCCCTCGCTCATCCGGCTTCCGGTCGAGGTGACGGGCGGGGTCGACGACGAGTCGCACCGTTCCCTCGCCATCCGCGACCTCGAGCGGGGCTTCGCCACCGGGCTCCCGTCCGGCGAGGCCGTCGCCCGCCGCATGGGGATCGAGCCGCTGGACGCCGGTGAGCTCGATCTCGAGCGTCTCGGCTGGGGGCACGAGACGCCGCTGTGGTTCTACGTGCTCAAGGAGTCGCAGGTCCGCGAGGGCGGCGACCGGCTGGGCCCGGTGGGCGGTCGGATCGTCGCCGAGGTCCTCGTCACCGTGATCGAGGCCGATCCGGACTCCGTGACCCGGGCGGGTCGTGGTCGGTCGTCGGCGCTACGCGGGCTCGACGGTGGACCGGTCCGGCTCGGCGCGCTCCTCGAGATCGTGGACCGACCGACCGGCTGA